One Sanguibacter sp. HDW7 DNA window includes the following coding sequences:
- a CDS encoding aminoacyl-tRNA deacylase, which yields MTTVPADGAARARAALEASGIPFTVTTHGRVSSLAEAAAVRGVEPSGIIKTLVVRRGEGDFLFVLVPGDRQISWPKLRELLGVARMSMPDAAVALEVTGYERGTITPFGSTTAWPVVADERVVGQVSIGGGAHGTAATVDGADLVRVLDATVADVTDPA from the coding sequence ATGACGACTGTTCCGGCCGACGGCGCCGCTCGCGCCCGTGCGGCCCTCGAGGCCTCCGGGATCCCGTTCACCGTGACGACGCACGGCCGCGTGTCGTCGCTCGCCGAGGCAGCTGCGGTGCGTGGCGTGGAGCCGTCGGGCATCATCAAGACGCTCGTCGTGCGCAGGGGTGAGGGCGACTTCCTCTTCGTGCTCGTGCCGGGCGACCGACAGATCTCGTGGCCCAAGCTGCGCGAGCTGCTCGGCGTCGCGCGCATGTCGATGCCCGACGCCGCCGTGGCGCTCGAGGTCACGGGCTATGAGCGCGGCACGATCACGCCGTTCGGCTCGACGACGGCGTGGCCTGTCGTCGCCGACGAGCGTGTCGTCGGGCAGGTGTCGATCGGCGGCGGTGCGCACGGCACGGCGGCGACCGTCGACGGTGCGGACCTCGTGCGCGTGCTCGACGCGACGGTCGCGGACGTCACCGACCCGGCCTGA